The proteins below are encoded in one region of Scyliorhinus torazame isolate Kashiwa2021f chromosome 8, sScyTor2.1, whole genome shotgun sequence:
- the htr1fa gene encoding 5-hydroxytryptamine receptor 1F, whose protein sequence is MDLENETYSNFTIEGLVKGKTSKVLISLSLSVLAIMTTVINSLVISAIIVTRKLHHPANYLICSLAVTDLLVAVLVMPFNIIYTVKETWVMGQVVCNIWLSVDITCCTCSILHLAAIALDRYRAITDAVEYAQKRTPKRAGIMITIVWVISIFISMPPLFWRHQGNNKEDECLIKHEHLVYTIYSTFGAFYIPLALILILYYKIYRAAKTLYHKRSASRHINEEANGKMSSITVKSPRVPSTLCISEKSISDPSTIEDGEKIHITARSLNPSGCQQDKMWKRYKISSTRERKAATTLGLILGAFVICWLPFFLKELIVNLCESCYISLEMTDFLTWLGYLNSLINPLIYTIFNEDFKKAFQKLVRCRQFQ, encoded by the coding sequence ATGGATTTGGAAAATGAGACTTACTCCAATTTTACAATAGAAGGACTGGTGAAGGGAAAGACTTCCAAAGTGCTGATATCACTTTCACTCTCTGTCTTGGCTATTATGACCACAGTTATTAATTCCCTGGTGATAAGTGCAATTATTGTAACAAGAAAGCTCCACCACCCAGCAAACTATCTGATATGTTCCCTTGCTGTTACCGACTTACTTGTTGCTGTTCTCGTGATGCCCTTTAACATTATTTACACTGTAAAGGAGACATGGGTGATGGGTCAAGTTGTCTGTAACATCTGGTTAAGTGTTGACATTACTTGTTGCACGTGTTCCATTCTTCACCTGGCCGCAATTGCCCTGGACAGATACAGAGCTATAACTGATGCTGTGGAATACGCACAGAAAAGGACACCTAAACGTGCTGGAATAATGATCACAATTGTGTGGGTCATATCCATCTTTATATCAATGCCTCCTTTGTTTTGGAGACACCAAGGAAATAATAAGGAGGACGAGTGTCTTATTAAGCATGAGCATCTTGTCTACACAATCTATTCTACATTTGGGGCGTTTTATATCCCCTTGGCTCTGATTCTCATCCTGTACTATAAAATATATCGAGCAGCTAAAACACTTTATCACAAGAGGAGTGCAAGCAGGCACATCAACGAGGAAGCAAATGGCAAGATGTCCAGCATTACGGTCAAAAGCCCCAGGGTGCCTTCAACATTGTGCATATCTGAGAAGTCCATTTCAGACCCTTCAACGATTGAAGATGGGGAAAAAATCCACATCACTGCCAGAAGTCTCAACCCCAGTGGTTGCCAGCAAGACAAAATGTGGAAGAGATATAAAATCTCAAGTACAAGAGAGAGAAAAGCAGCGACCACCTTGGGCTTGATTTTGGGGGCATTTGTGATATGCTGGTTACCATTCTTTCTGAAAGAACTCATTGTGAATCTCTGCGAATCCTGTTATATCTCTCTAGAGATGACCGACTTTCTGACATGGTTAGGTTACCTCAATTCTTTAATCAACCCCCTTATTTACACAATCTTCAATGAAGACTTTAAGAAAGCATTTCAGAAACTAGTACGCTGCAGACAGTTTCAGTAA